In Lachnospiraceae bacterium, one DNA window encodes the following:
- a CDS encoding ribbon-helix-helix domain-containing protein, with protein MDDKLIIRKVRGEDGYKVFSVRVKKELVKSLDEIAEASGYSRNEIVNIFLEYAIQHYIIEE; from the coding sequence ATGGATGATAAATTGATTATAAGGAAAGTTCGTGGAGAGGATGGATATAAGGTATTCTCGGTCAGAGTAAAGAAAGAACTTGTGAAATCTTTGGATGAAATTGCGGAAGCTTCTGGATACAGCCGCAATGAAATTGTGAACATATTTCTGGAATATGCGATTCAGCATTACATTATTGAAGAATGA
- a CDS encoding helix-turn-helix domain-containing protein — translation MNQERKINDYYNQEDLQQLFGFGRDKMHRFLLSGLLPTVKVGGRYYISKEAFDRWMRNNAGKVIDF, via the coding sequence ATGAATCAAGAGCGAAAGATAAATGATTACTACAACCAAGAGGATTTACAACAGTTATTTGGTTTTGGCCGTGACAAAATGCATCGTTTTTTACTGTCGGGTTTGCTGCCAACGGTAAAGGTCGGTGGCAGATATTACATAAGTAAGGAAGCCTTCGATCGCTGGATGCGAAACAATGCCGGAAAAGTGATAGACTTTTAA
- a CDS encoding tyrosine-type recombinase/integrase, with translation MTMKKPNTTANTATKAKRYDGEGTIRVREDGRWEYRISLGLVEGKYKYKSFYAKSEKELKKLIKQYQENRKKYVMEADKTPLSVYAWKWIKLYKFPNLRGNSRDRLESTYVNHIDPKLGSIPVNQISSDDVQMLINEKAQELSLSYIKKIYQFLNALFNHLECNQIVAMNPCKSVILPKEEHVAVKRKETEILSSKEIERLYQFSDQIRNSGNRFYKHLPAYIFILNTGLRCGEAIALEWSDIDFEKRECRVTKNFTLVKQRDKEENPGKRQKLVSETKTAAGRRTIPLNDKAVEALHQIQSYNEQMHIDTTHVISTETGERISERSLFRSLDYALGAIGAHHIGVHGLRHTFASRMLMAGIDITVVSKLLGHRDITTTYNTYIHIVEEQKQQVMQMIPSI, from the coding sequence ATGACGATGAAAAAACCAAATACAACTGCAAATACAGCGACAAAGGCAAAACGCTATGATGGAGAGGGAACAATTCGTGTCCGGGAGGATGGCCGCTGGGAGTATCGCATTAGCTTAGGGCTTGTCGAGGGCAAGTATAAGTATAAGAGCTTTTATGCTAAAAGCGAAAAGGAGTTAAAGAAGCTCATCAAGCAGTACCAGGAGAACCGCAAAAAATATGTAATGGAAGCTGACAAAACGCCATTATCGGTATATGCCTGGAAATGGATAAAGCTTTACAAATTTCCAAATTTGCGAGGCAATTCCAGAGATCGGCTGGAGTCAACTTATGTTAACCATATTGACCCTAAATTAGGCAGTATTCCGGTTAACCAGATTAGCAGCGATGATGTCCAGATGCTGATTAATGAGAAGGCCCAGGAACTGAGCTTATCTTACATCAAAAAGATTTATCAGTTTCTGAATGCTCTTTTTAACCATTTGGAGTGTAACCAGATTGTAGCAATGAACCCGTGTAAGAGTGTAATCCTTCCAAAAGAGGAGCATGTAGCGGTAAAACGCAAAGAGACGGAGATTCTGAGCAGCAAGGAGATTGAGAGACTTTATCAGTTTAGTGATCAGATTCGCAATAGCGGCAATCGGTTTTACAAGCACCTTCCGGCCTATATTTTTATTTTAAATACAGGCTTACGCTGTGGGGAGGCAATCGCCTTGGAGTGGTCAGACATCGACTTCGAAAAGCGGGAATGCCGGGTTACCAAAAATTTTACACTGGTAAAGCAGCGTGACAAGGAAGAAAATCCTGGAAAACGCCAGAAACTGGTCAGTGAGACCAAAACGGCAGCAGGCCGCCGGACAATCCCGTTAAATGATAAAGCGGTAGAGGCATTGCATCAGATCCAGTCTTATAATGAGCAGATGCATATTGACACCACCCATGTGATATCAACAGAGACAGGGGAGAGAATTTCAGAACGATCTTTATTCCGGTCTTTGGATTATGCGTTAGGTGCGATTGGTGCACATCATATCGGAGTGCATGGCTTACGTCACACATTTGCTTCCCGTATGCTGATGGCAGGGATTGATATTACCGTAGTGAGTAAGCTGCTGGGACACCGGGATATCACAACAACGTATAACACGTATATTCACATTGTTGAGGAACAGAAGCAGCAGGTGATGCAGATGATTCCATCAATCTAA
- a CDS encoding RsiV family protein, whose product MKKKRIAAAGLAVIMALTAAGCHQTSKEDTAQTTVKENKEEKDTSKEQIEKEETEKKVLHPYIHTDSVSGYVNSADGSVQINYSLKTGGLVLSDEEAAAYPELNQALTLEYDTLKKSTQEDLNNLKESAEEMVEYMQGDDNMQLIAEYAPYVLRADENVVSYEQFYDDYYGGAHGYHSYAGFTFDTKTGKKLDLYDVITGEESVKAGIIQELKNKYASEDGLVENNTPEEDADTFFEYVDSKDQSGAVAWSLGADRLNIYYNPYNIGSWALGIVSVSLPFEKYPDAVKEEYKMGPSDYSVKIGIYADYSADIYNDGSFSDVSVYPDGTDDYANSALRIQIQDENGQVTSRVFDDMYYFTMEAYYVKTGNRHFLHVFTHSENDWTADNVYEITNGQIRDLGYVEGTPALIRYEYNYNEDSLFTNSEDVAAYNDPGALYLEKTMNAFSTYSGSRHYHVGSSGLLESSDPYVAGPAEIVVTVKKALTVKKTDASGRENGKTEVIPVGTKLYFYMTDNESYVIFRYDGDQYGKVSMYNSDWPQKINGEELESVLDGLIFAG is encoded by the coding sequence ATGAAAAAGAAAAGAATAGCGGCAGCAGGACTTGCTGTTATTATGGCATTGACAGCAGCTGGCTGCCATCAGACTTCAAAAGAAGATACTGCACAGACAACAGTAAAGGAAAACAAGGAAGAAAAGGATACATCCAAAGAACAAATTGAAAAAGAGGAAACAGAAAAGAAAGTGCTACATCCCTATATCCACACAGACAGTGTAAGCGGATATGTAAACAGTGCAGATGGCAGTGTCCAGATAAATTATAGCCTGAAAACAGGAGGACTGGTATTAAGTGATGAGGAAGCAGCGGCTTATCCGGAACTGAATCAGGCGCTGACCCTGGAGTATGACACATTAAAAAAGAGTACACAGGAAGATCTGAACAACCTGAAAGAATCGGCAGAGGAAATGGTGGAGTATATGCAGGGGGATGATAATATGCAGTTAATAGCTGAATATGCACCGTATGTCCTTCGTGCAGATGAAAATGTGGTCAGCTACGAACAGTTTTATGATGATTATTACGGTGGAGCACATGGGTATCATTCCTATGCTGGTTTTACCTTTGATACTAAAACAGGAAAAAAGCTGGATCTTTATGATGTGATCACAGGTGAAGAAAGTGTAAAAGCCGGGATCATACAGGAATTAAAAAATAAGTATGCCAGCGAAGACGGGCTGGTGGAGAATAATACTCCTGAAGAAGATGCAGATACATTTTTTGAATATGTGGATTCTAAGGATCAGTCAGGTGCCGTTGCCTGGAGTCTTGGTGCGGACCGGTTGAATATTTATTATAATCCCTATAATATCGGTTCCTGGGCATTAGGCATTGTCAGCGTCAGCCTTCCTTTTGAAAAATATCCGGATGCCGTAAAAGAAGAGTATAAGATGGGGCCATCAGATTACTCTGTAAAGATTGGGATTTATGCAGATTACAGTGCAGATATTTACAATGATGGCAGCTTTTCAGATGTAAGTGTCTATCCGGATGGAACAGATGATTATGCAAACAGTGCCCTTCGCATACAGATCCAGGATGAAAATGGACAGGTTACAAGCCGTGTCTTTGATGATATGTATTATTTCACCATGGAGGCATATTATGTGAAGACTGGAAACAGGCATTTTCTTCATGTTTTCACACATTCAGAAAATGACTGGACTGCGGATAATGTGTATGAGATCACAAATGGGCAGATCCGTGATCTGGGATATGTAGAGGGAACTCCAGCACTGATACGATATGAGTATAATTATAATGAGGACAGTCTTTTTACCAACAGCGAGGATGTGGCTGCATACAATGATCCAGGTGCTCTTTACCTTGAAAAGACTATGAATGCATTCAGTACCTATTCCGGCAGCAGACATTATCATGTAGGAAGCTCTGGACTTTTAGAAAGCAGCGATCCTTATGTGGCAGGACCGGCAGAAATAGTGGTTACAGTAAAAAAGGCACTGACTGTAAAAAAGACAGATGCCTCTGGAAGGGAAAATGGAAAAACAGAAGTGATCCCTGTGGGAACAAAACTGTATTTTTACATGACAGATAATGAAAGTTACGTTATCTTTCGTTATGATGGGGATCAGTACGGAAAGGTATCTATGTATAACAGCGACTGGCCACAGAAAATAAATGGAGAAGAACTTGAAAGTGTACTGGATGGACTCATATTTGCAGGGTGA
- a CDS encoding PTS sugar transporter subunit IIC: protein MENVKAFLHRKDIEISVKRYGIDALGAMAQGLFCSLLIGTIINTLGTQLHIPFLTMTVATVNDTAYTVGGLASAMSGPAMAVAIGYALHCPPLVLFSLITVGFASNALGGAGGPLAVLFVAVLASEAGKAVSKETKVDILVTPLVTIGVGIALSALLAPALGKAAMKVGSVIMWATELQPFLMGILVSVFVGIALTLPISSAAICAALGLTGLAGGAAVAGCCAQMVGFAVMSFPENKWGGLVSQGIGTSMLQMGNIVKNPKIWIAPIVTSAITGPVATCLFHMEMNGAAVSSGMGTCGLVGQIGVYTGWVKDVSEGTKAVITTGDWAGLLLVSIIFPAVICPVINMFLKKIGWVKEGDLTLK, encoded by the coding sequence ATGGAAAATGTAAAAGCTTTTCTGCACCGGAAAGACATTGAGATCAGTGTGAAACGATACGGCATTGATGCCCTTGGTGCAATGGCACAGGGACTGTTCTGTTCCCTTTTGATCGGAACCATTATCAATACACTGGGAACCCAGCTTCATATCCCGTTCTTAACCATGACAGTGGCAACTGTTAATGACACAGCCTATACAGTAGGCGGTTTAGCATCTGCTATGAGCGGTCCTGCTATGGCAGTGGCTATCGGCTATGCACTTCATTGCCCACCGTTAGTATTATTCTCTCTGATTACAGTAGGATTTGCGTCCAATGCCCTTGGCGGTGCAGGTGGTCCTCTGGCAGTCCTTTTTGTTGCAGTTCTTGCTTCTGAGGCAGGAAAGGCAGTTTCTAAAGAAACAAAGGTAGATATCCTTGTTACGCCTCTTGTTACCATTGGTGTGGGAATTGCATTATCTGCACTTTTAGCGCCAGCGCTTGGAAAGGCAGCCATGAAAGTGGGAAGTGTGATCATGTGGGCAACAGAGCTTCAGCCATTTTTAATGGGAATTTTAGTTTCTGTATTTGTTGGTATCGCACTGACACTTCCTATTTCTTCTGCTGCGATCTGTGCAGCCTTAGGACTTACAGGACTGGCAGGAGGAGCAGCAGTAGCAGGCTGCTGTGCCCAGATGGTAGGTTTTGCAGTTATGTCTTTCCCGGAGAATAAATGGGGCGGCCTGGTATCCCAGGGAATCGGAACATCCATGCTTCAGATGGGAAATATTGTAAAAAATCCAAAGATCTGGATCGCGCCTATTGTTACCTCTGCTATTACAGGACCTGTTGCCACCTGCCTTTTCCATATGGAAATGAATGGTGCTGCTGTTTCTTCCGGTATGGGCACCTGCGGTCTGGTTGGCCAGATCGGTGTATATACAGGCTGGGTCAAAGATGTTTCTGAAGGAACAAAGGCAGTGATCACAACAGGCGACTGGGCCGGACTGCTTCTTGTATCCATCATCTTTCCGGCAGTGATCTGCCCGGTCATTAATATGTTCTTAAAGAAGATCGGCTGGGTCAAAGAAGGAGACCTGACACTGAAATAA